One window of the Cryptomeria japonica chromosome 7, Sugi_1.0, whole genome shotgun sequence genome contains the following:
- the LOC131060161 gene encoding protein SPA1-RELATED 2 isoform X1 yields the protein MEHAFGSRYSDSVQMPVKEDEGFTRKLTNDGGLSKFLVTSQQENHIPTSQVEYCYSSDAGGVISWPTNDLPEAISLLKSHTADNVNVAANLQTSVGKNLQTAEAKAKVKELCYTDTCFPHPFVSEPEFSAGITPLASLSSGDLLEVCTSEKYIKPSISHLNRQNEGLNARKNKESKIYYDEPSIDRVNQSHVRFRQNSLGPWNHLYHLAASAGSFRVHNENSMEKAGHSSQLSSFRGCNFNLQEDVENEQNDLDQCARMRQDSSGTPNQLKLKVGLPQNSSNSKHLPQNSHANAHVSSCNNSYSGPSLASKSVTQISEGIRTKILSSSCSYQFLVKDSLNDNRSAAARQVTVHSDISMSEARNWKSERELYGRHGEGNCQLSGTSSAHTSKLSLHGTMEMNNGSTQNGLILRQWLNQTSRKVNRLENLHFFKQIIELVVHAHSQGMVLRNIRPSCFMISSLNRIIYLESPCQSRFEFFKNQEYSSYSPVIHSPELHQNRKRSRQSLTTDFVDGQGHGGTFQIPNQKLNKSGTDSQQSGHPHVGADTSFRNQGSGSFVKSNSFDMFIGNAYESFSLDHTTGGIVDGNLLSTNVQSPRHKLSEGQQQLIEQTGRQYQSRLGAFDSKDFLLLEKNWYTTTEELNGGTQTFSSDIYALGVLLFELFCAFTSWEEQLRTMTELRHRILPPRFLSEYPREAGFCLWLLHPDPASRPKAKEIIQSEFLNEAQDALTERQAAVRVDEEDAESELLLDFLLSLQKQKEEKARKLAQAVTCLTSDIEEVNKRRSLACSVPVAKIQSDSAISCKNDIIGEMINKSHNCFYEDEEKLNSDNKLMYQQSFRGGTEDEGPYLEANPSRSHAMNSKGAKLIKNLKHLEQVYFSVRGKIEPAELDSTNSCLHGQSIPNKSSSINTLSRDATILKGGEYDCVDRLGCFFDTVCKYARYSRFEVRATLRHGDLLNTANVVCSVGFDRDQEFFATAGVSKKIKIFGCDAVLNENVDIHYPAVEMTSKSKLSSVCWNSYIKSHISSTDYDGVVQLWDASIGQSIAQYKEHQKRAWSVDFSHADPTKLASGSDDCSVKLWSINQETSIATIKTVANVCCVQFPPDSGNMITFGSADYKVYCYDLRNTKVPWCTLTSHGKAVSYVKFIDSSTIVSASTDNTLKLWDLSKAKSSGGSNSACTLTFTGHTNEKNFVGLSVADGYIACGSETNSIFSYYKSLPMPMVSHKFGCVDPISGQETEDDSGLFVSSVCWRGKSQMLVAANSTGNIKLLEMV from the exons ATGGAGCATGCGTTTGGATCAAGATACTCTGATTCTGTTCAAATGCCAGTAAAGGAGGATGAAGGTTTTACTAGAAAGTTGACCAATGATGGGGGCCTCAGTAAATTTCTTGTAACCAGTCAACAAGAAAATCACATTCCGACTTCTCAGGTTGAATATTGCTATTCATCAGATGCTGGAGGTGTCATTAGTTGGCCAACAAATGACTTACCAGAAGCAATTTCATTGTTAAAGTCGCACACAGCTGACAATGTTAATGTTGCAGCCAATCTGCAGACATCTGTTGGTAAGAATTTACAGACAGCAGAAGCAAAAGCCAAGGTAAAGGAACTCTGTTATACAGATACATGTTTTCCTCACCCCTTCGTGTCTGAACCAGAATTCAGTGCTGGAATTACACCTTTGGCAAGCTTAAGTTCTGGGGATTTGCTTGAGGTATGCACTTCGGAGAAATATATAAAACCATCTATTAGTCATTTAAATAGGCAAAATGAGGGTTTAAATGCTAGGAAAAATAAGGAATCAAAAATATACTATGATGAACCATCTATTGATCGTGTTAACCAAAGTCATGTCAGATTTCGACAAAATAGTTTAGGACCCTGGAATCATCTATATCATCTGGCAGCTTCTGCAGGAAGCTTTAGAGTGCACAATGAGAACTCTATGGAAAAAGCAGGTCATAGTTCTCAACTATCATCCTTTCGAGGTTGTAATTTCAATCTCCAAGAGGATGTAGAAAATGAGCAGAATGATCTTGACCAATGTGCCAGAATGAGACAAGACAGCTCTGGAACACCAAATCAGCTGAAACTAAAAGTTGGGCTTCCACAAAACTCATCTAACAGCAAACATTTGCCACAGAACTCTCATGCAAATGCTCATGTTTCAAGTTGCAACAACAGCTACAGTGGGCCATCATTGGCAAGCAAATCAGTGACACAAATATCAGAAGGAATTCGAACaaaaattctatcttcttcttgctCTTATCAATTTTTGGTTAAAGACTCTCTAAATGACAATAGAAGTGCAGCAGCTAGACAGGTTACAGTTCATTCTGATATCTCAATGTCTGAGGCGAGAAACTGGAAGTCAGAAAGAGAATTGTATGGGCGTCATGGAGAAGGGAACTGTCAACTGTCTGGCACTTCAAGCGCACATACCTCAAAATTAAGTCTGCATGGTACCATGGAAATGAACAATGGAAGCACACAGAATGGCCTTATCTTGAGGCAATGGCTCAACCAGACATCACGGAAAGTCAATAGACTTGAGAATCTGCATTTTTTCAAACAAATAATAGAACTAGTAGTACATGCACACTCACAGGGAATGGTTTTACGGAATATCCGCCCTTCATGTTTTATGATTTCCTCATTAAACCGAATTATATATCTTGAGTCTCCATGTCAATCAAgatttgaatttttcaaaaatcaagagTACAGTTCATATAGTCCTGTAATTCACTCACCAGAGCTCCATCAAAATAGAAAACGGTCTAGGCAGAGCTTGACAACAGATTTTGTTGATGGGCAGGGCCATGGTGGCACATTTCAGATACCAAACCAGAAGCTGAATAAATCTGGCACAGACAGTCAACAGAGTGGGCATCCTCATGTTGGAGCTGATACTAGTTTTCGAAATCAAGGATCAGGATCCTTTGTTAAATCTAACTCTTTTGATATGTTTATTGGTAATGCCTATGAATCTTTCTCTTTAGATCATACAACAGGAGGTATTGTGGATGGAAATTTGCTTTCAACAAATGTTCAGAGTCCCAGACACAAGCTCAGTGAAGGCCAGCAGCAGCTCATAGAACAAACTGGGAGGCAATACCAAAGTAGGTTAGGAGCATTTGACAGCAAAGACTTTTTGCTGCTGGAGAAGAACTGGTATACCACTACTGAAGAGCTTAATGGTGGAACACAGACATTTTCGTCTGATATCTATGCTTTAGGGGTTCTATTATTTGAG CTGTTTTGTGCATTTACTTCATGGGAGGAACAATTGAGAACTATGACAGAGCTCCGCCATCGCATTCTTCCTCCTCGTTTTTTATCAGAATATCCAAGGGAAGCTGGCTTTTGTCTTTGGTTGCTACACCCTGATCCTGCTTCAAGACCGAAGGCTAA AGAGATAATTCAGTCTGAATTCCTCAACGAGGCTCAGGATGCATTAACTGAGAGACAAGCTGCTGTCAGAgttgatgaagaagatgcagaGTCAGAATTGCTGTTGGATTTTCTATTGTCTTTGCAAAAGCAGAAGGAGGAAAAGGCCCGTAAACTAGCTCAAGCTGTTACCTGTCTTACATCAGATATAGAGGAGGTCAATAAAAGACgctccttggcatgtagtgttccTGTTGCTAAAATACAGAGTGACTCAGCTATCTCTTGTAAGAATGACATAATTGGAGAGATGATAAACAAGTCACATAACTGTTTTTATGAAGATGAGGAAAAATTGAATTCTGATAACAAATTGATGTATCAACAGTCATTTAGAGGTGGAACAGAAGATGAGggtccatatttagaggcaaatccTAGTAGGTCACATGCAATGAATTCTAAAGGTGCAAAGTTGATAAAGAATTTGAAGCATTTAGAGCAAGTTTATTTTTCGGTGCGAGGTAAAATTGAGCCTGCTGAGTTAGACTCTACTAATTCTTGTTTGCATGGGCAAAGTATTCCAAATAAAAGCTCTAGTATCAATACTCTGAGTAGAGATGCTACCATACTAAAAGGTGGTGAATATGATTGTGTGGATCGTCTTGGATGTTTCTTTGATACTGTATGTAAGTATGCTCGTTATAGTCGATTTGAAGTGCGGGCAACTTTACGACATGGAGACCTGCTTAATACAGCAAATGTGGTGTGTTCTGTGGGCTTTGATCGTGATCAGGAGTTCTTTGCAACTGCTGGGGTGTCAAAGAAGATCAAAATCTTTGGCTGTGATGCAGTTTTGAATGAAAATGTAGATATCCATTATCCTGCTGTTGAGATGACAAGCAAATCGAAGCTTAGTAGTGTCTGCTGGAATAGTTACATAAAAAGCCATATCTCATCAACTGATTATGATGGTGTGGTGCAG CTCTGGGATGCCAGTATTGGTCAATCAATTGCACAGTATAAGGAACATCAGAAGCGTGCATGGTCTGTAGATTTTTCTCATGCAGACCCAACAAAGCTAGCAAGTGGAAGTGACGACTGTTCTGTGAAACTTTGGAGCATTAATCAG GAAACCAGTATTGCTACAATCAAGACAGTTGCAAATGTCTGTTGTGTTCAATTTCCACCTGATTCTGGCAATATGATTACATTTGGCTCTGCTGATTACAAGGTCTATTGCTATGATTTGCGCAATACTAAAGTTCCATGGTGCACTTTAACAAGCCATGGAAAGGCAGTTAGTTATGTAAAGTTTATAGATTCcagcacaattgtttctgcatctacagATAATACCCTTAAATTGTGGGATCTTTCAAAAGCCAAGTCTAGTGGAGGATCCAACAGTGCTTGCACTCTGACATTTACTGGCCATACCAATGAAAAG AATTTTGTAGGCCTTTCTGTCGCTGATGGATACATTGCATGTGGTTCAGAGACAAATTCG
- the LOC131060161 gene encoding protein SPA1-RELATED 2 isoform X2, which yields MEHAFGSRYSDSVQMPVKEDEGFTRKLTNDGGLSKFLVTSQQENHIPTSQVEYCYSSDAGGVISWPTNDLPEAISLLKSHTADNVNVAANLQTSVGKNLQTAEAKAKVKELCYTDTCFPHPFVSEPEFSAGITPLASLSSGDLLEVCTSEKYIKPSISHLNRQNEGLNARKNKESKIYYDEPSIDRVNQSHVRFRQNSLGPWNHLYHLAASAGSFRVHNENSMEKAGHSSQLSSFRGCNFNLQEDVENEQNDLDQCARMRQDSSGTPNQLKLKVGLPQNSSNSKHLPQNSHANAHVSSCNNSYSGPSLASKSVTQISEGIRTKILSSSCSYQFLVKDSLNDNRSAAARQVTVHSDISMSEARNWKSERELYGRHGEGNCQLSGTSSAHTSKLSLHGTMEMNNGSTQNGLILRQWLNQTSRKVNRLENLHFFKQIIELVVHAHSQGMVLRNIRPSCFMISSLNRIIYLESPCQSRFEFFKNQEYSSYSPVIHSPELHQNRKRSRQSLTTDFVDGQGHGGTFQIPNQKLNKSGTDSQQSGHPHVGADTSFRNQGSGSFVKSNSFDMFIGNAYESFSLDHTTGGIVDGNLLSTNVQSPRHKLSEGQQQLIEQTGRQYQSRLGAFDSKDFLLLEKNWYTTTEELNGGTQTFSSDIYALGVLLFELFCAFTSWEEQLRTMTELRHRILPPRFLSEYPREAGFCLWLLHPDPASRPKAKEIIQSEFLNEAQDALTERQAAVRVDEEDAESELLLDFLLSLQKQKEEKARKLAQAVTCLTSDIEEVNKRRSLACSVPVAKIQSDSAISCKNDIIGEMINKSHNCFYEDEEKLNSDNKLMYQQSFRGGTEDEGPYLEANPSRSHAMNSKGAKLIKNLKHLEQVYFSVRGKIEPAELDSTNSCLHGQSIPNKSSSINTLSRDATILKGGEYDCVDRLGCFFDTVCKYARYSRFEVRATLRHGDLLNTANVVCSVGFDRDQEFFATAGVSKKIKIFGCDAVLNENVDIHYPAVEMTSKSKLSSVCWNSYIKSHISSTDYDGVVQLWDASIGQSIAQYKEHQKRAWSVDFSHADPTKLASGSDDCSVKLWSINQLFAGNQYCYNQDSCKCLLCSIST from the exons ATGGAGCATGCGTTTGGATCAAGATACTCTGATTCTGTTCAAATGCCAGTAAAGGAGGATGAAGGTTTTACTAGAAAGTTGACCAATGATGGGGGCCTCAGTAAATTTCTTGTAACCAGTCAACAAGAAAATCACATTCCGACTTCTCAGGTTGAATATTGCTATTCATCAGATGCTGGAGGTGTCATTAGTTGGCCAACAAATGACTTACCAGAAGCAATTTCATTGTTAAAGTCGCACACAGCTGACAATGTTAATGTTGCAGCCAATCTGCAGACATCTGTTGGTAAGAATTTACAGACAGCAGAAGCAAAAGCCAAGGTAAAGGAACTCTGTTATACAGATACATGTTTTCCTCACCCCTTCGTGTCTGAACCAGAATTCAGTGCTGGAATTACACCTTTGGCAAGCTTAAGTTCTGGGGATTTGCTTGAGGTATGCACTTCGGAGAAATATATAAAACCATCTATTAGTCATTTAAATAGGCAAAATGAGGGTTTAAATGCTAGGAAAAATAAGGAATCAAAAATATACTATGATGAACCATCTATTGATCGTGTTAACCAAAGTCATGTCAGATTTCGACAAAATAGTTTAGGACCCTGGAATCATCTATATCATCTGGCAGCTTCTGCAGGAAGCTTTAGAGTGCACAATGAGAACTCTATGGAAAAAGCAGGTCATAGTTCTCAACTATCATCCTTTCGAGGTTGTAATTTCAATCTCCAAGAGGATGTAGAAAATGAGCAGAATGATCTTGACCAATGTGCCAGAATGAGACAAGACAGCTCTGGAACACCAAATCAGCTGAAACTAAAAGTTGGGCTTCCACAAAACTCATCTAACAGCAAACATTTGCCACAGAACTCTCATGCAAATGCTCATGTTTCAAGTTGCAACAACAGCTACAGTGGGCCATCATTGGCAAGCAAATCAGTGACACAAATATCAGAAGGAATTCGAACaaaaattctatcttcttcttgctCTTATCAATTTTTGGTTAAAGACTCTCTAAATGACAATAGAAGTGCAGCAGCTAGACAGGTTACAGTTCATTCTGATATCTCAATGTCTGAGGCGAGAAACTGGAAGTCAGAAAGAGAATTGTATGGGCGTCATGGAGAAGGGAACTGTCAACTGTCTGGCACTTCAAGCGCACATACCTCAAAATTAAGTCTGCATGGTACCATGGAAATGAACAATGGAAGCACACAGAATGGCCTTATCTTGAGGCAATGGCTCAACCAGACATCACGGAAAGTCAATAGACTTGAGAATCTGCATTTTTTCAAACAAATAATAGAACTAGTAGTACATGCACACTCACAGGGAATGGTTTTACGGAATATCCGCCCTTCATGTTTTATGATTTCCTCATTAAACCGAATTATATATCTTGAGTCTCCATGTCAATCAAgatttgaatttttcaaaaatcaagagTACAGTTCATATAGTCCTGTAATTCACTCACCAGAGCTCCATCAAAATAGAAAACGGTCTAGGCAGAGCTTGACAACAGATTTTGTTGATGGGCAGGGCCATGGTGGCACATTTCAGATACCAAACCAGAAGCTGAATAAATCTGGCACAGACAGTCAACAGAGTGGGCATCCTCATGTTGGAGCTGATACTAGTTTTCGAAATCAAGGATCAGGATCCTTTGTTAAATCTAACTCTTTTGATATGTTTATTGGTAATGCCTATGAATCTTTCTCTTTAGATCATACAACAGGAGGTATTGTGGATGGAAATTTGCTTTCAACAAATGTTCAGAGTCCCAGACACAAGCTCAGTGAAGGCCAGCAGCAGCTCATAGAACAAACTGGGAGGCAATACCAAAGTAGGTTAGGAGCATTTGACAGCAAAGACTTTTTGCTGCTGGAGAAGAACTGGTATACCACTACTGAAGAGCTTAATGGTGGAACACAGACATTTTCGTCTGATATCTATGCTTTAGGGGTTCTATTATTTGAG CTGTTTTGTGCATTTACTTCATGGGAGGAACAATTGAGAACTATGACAGAGCTCCGCCATCGCATTCTTCCTCCTCGTTTTTTATCAGAATATCCAAGGGAAGCTGGCTTTTGTCTTTGGTTGCTACACCCTGATCCTGCTTCAAGACCGAAGGCTAA AGAGATAATTCAGTCTGAATTCCTCAACGAGGCTCAGGATGCATTAACTGAGAGACAAGCTGCTGTCAGAgttgatgaagaagatgcagaGTCAGAATTGCTGTTGGATTTTCTATTGTCTTTGCAAAAGCAGAAGGAGGAAAAGGCCCGTAAACTAGCTCAAGCTGTTACCTGTCTTACATCAGATATAGAGGAGGTCAATAAAAGACgctccttggcatgtagtgttccTGTTGCTAAAATACAGAGTGACTCAGCTATCTCTTGTAAGAATGACATAATTGGAGAGATGATAAACAAGTCACATAACTGTTTTTATGAAGATGAGGAAAAATTGAATTCTGATAACAAATTGATGTATCAACAGTCATTTAGAGGTGGAACAGAAGATGAGggtccatatttagaggcaaatccTAGTAGGTCACATGCAATGAATTCTAAAGGTGCAAAGTTGATAAAGAATTTGAAGCATTTAGAGCAAGTTTATTTTTCGGTGCGAGGTAAAATTGAGCCTGCTGAGTTAGACTCTACTAATTCTTGTTTGCATGGGCAAAGTATTCCAAATAAAAGCTCTAGTATCAATACTCTGAGTAGAGATGCTACCATACTAAAAGGTGGTGAATATGATTGTGTGGATCGTCTTGGATGTTTCTTTGATACTGTATGTAAGTATGCTCGTTATAGTCGATTTGAAGTGCGGGCAACTTTACGACATGGAGACCTGCTTAATACAGCAAATGTGGTGTGTTCTGTGGGCTTTGATCGTGATCAGGAGTTCTTTGCAACTGCTGGGGTGTCAAAGAAGATCAAAATCTTTGGCTGTGATGCAGTTTTGAATGAAAATGTAGATATCCATTATCCTGCTGTTGAGATGACAAGCAAATCGAAGCTTAGTAGTGTCTGCTGGAATAGTTACATAAAAAGCCATATCTCATCAACTGATTATGATGGTGTGGTGCAG CTCTGGGATGCCAGTATTGGTCAATCAATTGCACAGTATAAGGAACATCAGAAGCGTGCATGGTCTGTAGATTTTTCTCATGCAGACCCAACAAAGCTAGCAAGTGGAAGTGACGACTGTTCTGTGAAACTTTGGAGCATTAATCAG TTGTTTGCAGGAAACCAGTATTGCTACAATCAAGACAGTTGCAAATGTCTGTTGTGTTCAATTTCCACCTGA